One Thermoplasmata archaeon genomic window carries:
- a CDS encoding zinc ribbon domain-containing protein — MAPSSTPTYPVGAYYLTIFGGIVIAFVGVILFFAGITFTIFFSEVGTTILIFSFLGVLVGLLLLVCAWMLRHTHRWTSAIGVLIVLLAGASLPFTLGGFGFGFILALVGGILAILWKPSARGPMFVYTTPAGASPNLPSLQRVCPACGAMSSPGSTFCSKCGKPYA; from the coding sequence ATGGCGCCGAGCTCGACGCCGACCTATCCGGTCGGCGCGTACTACCTGACGATCTTCGGCGGGATCGTCATCGCGTTCGTCGGCGTGATTCTGTTCTTCGCCGGCATTACCTTCACGATCTTCTTCTCGGAGGTCGGGACGACGATCCTGATCTTCTCGTTCCTGGGAGTCCTGGTCGGACTGCTGCTGCTCGTGTGCGCGTGGATGCTGCGGCACACGCACCGGTGGACCTCCGCGATCGGAGTGCTGATCGTGCTCCTCGCCGGAGCGAGCCTGCCGTTCACGCTGGGCGGATTCGGCTTCGGCTTCATCCTCGCCCTAGTCGGAGGGATCCTCGCCATCCTGTGGAAACCGTCCGCCCGTGGCCCGATGTTCGTCTACACCACCCCCGCCGGCGCGTCTCCCAACCTCCCATCGCTCCAGCGCGTTTGTCCGGCATGCGGCGCGATGAGCTCGCCGGGCTCGACGTTCTGCTCGAAGTGCGGGAAACCGTACGCCTGA
- a CDS encoding beta-ketoacyl synthase N-terminal-like domain-containing protein: MRETWVVAAASNRYGKMKESGREAATRVAWEAIERSGLAPKDIGYTFVSNAFGVAERQAHVGPLINTSLGIPDVPSCTIESACSSSSAGLHEAFVHVAGGFADAALVVGVEKLSHLDTLAATSYFAMGADYAFETKNGATFPGLYATLADAYQHAFRTQPEMFGSIAIKNHANAALNPHAQFRKPISLDVYLNSPVIASPLRLYDCCPFSDGAAAVVVAAREFVRTPKTEPLVIRASARSGSIGDMHDRPDLLGLPATRTASQKAFRQAKMEPKDIDFLEVHDCFTIAEALALEDLGFYPRGTAARESLEGSTALHGRLPVNPSGGLKAKGHPVSATGAGQVVEIFEQFNGLAGARAVPKTDTALAHNVGATGSSCSVHIFSRR; encoded by the coding sequence ATGCGCGAGACGTGGGTCGTCGCAGCCGCTTCCAACCGGTACGGCAAGATGAAGGAGAGCGGCCGGGAGGCCGCCACGCGCGTCGCCTGGGAAGCGATCGAGCGCTCGGGCCTTGCCCCGAAGGACATCGGCTACACGTTCGTCTCGAACGCCTTCGGAGTGGCCGAGCGCCAAGCCCATGTCGGGCCGCTCATCAACACCTCGCTCGGGATCCCGGACGTGCCGTCGTGCACGATCGAATCCGCCTGTTCGAGCTCGAGCGCCGGGCTCCACGAGGCGTTCGTCCACGTGGCGGGAGGCTTCGCCGACGCGGCGCTCGTCGTGGGCGTCGAGAAGTTGTCGCACCTCGACACGCTCGCGGCGACGAGCTACTTCGCCATGGGCGCGGACTACGCCTTCGAGACCAAGAACGGGGCGACCTTCCCCGGGCTCTACGCGACCCTCGCGGACGCCTACCAGCACGCCTTCCGCACCCAGCCCGAGATGTTCGGATCGATCGCCATCAAGAACCATGCGAACGCCGCGCTCAACCCGCATGCTCAGTTCCGCAAGCCGATCTCCCTCGACGTCTACCTCAACTCCCCGGTCATCGCCTCGCCCTTGCGCCTGTACGACTGCTGCCCGTTCTCCGATGGCGCCGCGGCGGTGGTGGTCGCGGCCCGGGAGTTCGTCCGGACGCCGAAGACCGAGCCGCTCGTCATCCGGGCCAGCGCCCGCTCCGGATCGATCGGCGACATGCACGATCGGCCGGACCTCCTCGGACTCCCCGCGACCCGCACCGCCTCCCAGAAGGCGTTCCGCCAGGCGAAGATGGAGCCGAAGGATATTGACTTCCTGGAGGTCCACGACTGCTTCACGATCGCCGAGGCCCTTGCGCTCGAGGATCTCGGATTCTACCCCCGGGGGACCGCGGCCCGCGAATCCCTCGAGGGATCCACGGCGTTGCACGGGCGACTTCCCGTGAACCCCTCCGGCGGCCTGAAGGCGAAGGGGCACCCCGTCAGCGCGACCGGGGCGGGCCAGGTCGTCGAGATCTTCGAGCAGTTCAATGGGCTCGCGGGCGCACGGGCCGTCCCGAAGACCGACACCGCCCTCGCGCACAACGTCGGAGCCACGGGAAGTTCCTGCTCGGTCCACATCTTCTCGCGGCGCTGA
- a CDS encoding OB-fold domain-containing protein, which produces MRGYRCPNCQFVTATWSLACPRCGAARLGEIDLSGRGRVVAHTVQNVPGDEFLNEAPYAYVIVELEEGGRITGWMPTVRREEDLAIGDHVRFSGSYKPGVQFVKDEPRAE; this is translated from the coding sequence TTGCGAGGCTACCGCTGCCCGAACTGCCAATTCGTGACGGCGACCTGGTCGCTCGCCTGCCCCCGATGCGGAGCGGCCCGGCTCGGCGAGATCGATCTCTCGGGCCGGGGGCGGGTCGTCGCGCACACGGTTCAGAACGTGCCGGGGGACGAGTTCCTGAACGAGGCCCCGTATGCCTACGTTATCGTCGAGCTGGAGGAGGGAGGCCGGATCACGGGATGGATGCCGACGGTCCGCCGGGAGGAGGACCTGGCGATCGGCGATCACGTCCGCTTCTCCGGCAGCTACAAGCCGGGAGTGCAGTTCGTCAAGGACGAGCCGCGCGCGGAGTAG
- a CDS encoding long-chain fatty acid--CoA ligase, producing MSAPPSTDPARPWLGQYPPKVPAHVPIPPGTLQAVIGESMRNLPDHTALIYYGRRWTYRQLDQESARFAASLRREGVRPGDRVALYLPNCPAYPIAFLGVLRAGAIVVQVSALYFGDDLVALLKDSQPKAVVTLEILYPNLERIRGAFFAPVVYVARLREFYPARTRPFVNMVLRRQGRDTRVPHGPEIRLWGKVVRTPGTIDDHVCDPATTVAVFQYTGGTTGLAKAAMLTHRNLLANITQLNTWNTLRDSGHETILASIPFFHIYGLTVALLLGLVDGDAVLIQTRPDIPEALKLIDRYQPTQLPGVPALYMGLIRFPDIGKFHLHSIKFCMSGSAPLPVEVMRRFEALTGARLIEGYGLSEASPATHANPVEGARRAGSIGLPLPDTDQRIVDLETGKNDVAPGEVGELCVRGPQVMAGYFHSAADTSAALVDGWLHTGDVARIDADGWAYIVDRKKDMINVGGFKVYPREVEEILFQHAAVADVAVVGVPDAEHGEVVRAYVVLKPGASATAPELIDFVRERLAHYKAPRSIEFRSELPRSGIQKVLRRVLHAEAIAKATATSPGP from the coding sequence GTGAGCGCACCCCCTTCCACGGATCCCGCGCGACCCTGGCTGGGCCAGTACCCGCCGAAGGTTCCGGCCCATGTCCCGATCCCGCCGGGGACGCTGCAGGCCGTGATCGGCGAGTCCATGCGCAATCTTCCGGACCACACGGCCCTGATCTACTACGGTCGGAGATGGACGTACCGGCAGCTCGACCAGGAGAGCGCCCGGTTCGCTGCGAGCCTTCGGCGGGAGGGGGTCCGTCCCGGAGATCGCGTTGCGCTGTACCTTCCGAACTGCCCAGCCTATCCGATCGCGTTCCTGGGGGTGCTCCGGGCCGGGGCGATCGTCGTCCAGGTCAGCGCGCTGTACTTCGGGGACGATCTCGTCGCGCTGCTGAAGGACTCCCAGCCGAAGGCGGTCGTCACGCTCGAGATCCTCTACCCGAACTTGGAACGGATCCGGGGCGCCTTCTTCGCGCCGGTAGTGTACGTGGCTCGCCTGCGCGAATTCTATCCGGCCCGGACTCGCCCGTTCGTGAACATGGTCCTCCGCCGCCAGGGACGCGACACGAGGGTTCCCCACGGGCCGGAGATCCGCCTTTGGGGCAAGGTCGTCCGGACCCCGGGAACGATCGACGATCACGTCTGCGATCCGGCGACGACCGTGGCGGTGTTCCAATACACCGGAGGCACCACCGGGCTCGCCAAGGCGGCGATGCTCACACATCGCAACCTCCTGGCGAACATCACCCAACTGAACACGTGGAACACCCTCCGCGACTCCGGCCACGAAACGATCCTCGCCTCGATCCCGTTCTTCCACATCTACGGACTGACCGTGGCGCTCCTCCTCGGTCTGGTCGATGGGGACGCGGTGCTCATCCAGACACGGCCGGACATCCCCGAGGCGCTCAAGCTCATCGACCGGTATCAGCCGACTCAACTTCCCGGGGTCCCCGCGCTGTACATGGGCCTGATCCGGTTCCCCGACATCGGCAAGTTCCACCTGCACTCGATCAAGTTCTGCATGAGCGGCTCGGCCCCGCTCCCGGTCGAGGTCATGCGCCGCTTCGAAGCGCTGACAGGGGCCCGGCTCATCGAGGGGTACGGCCTCAGCGAGGCGTCGCCGGCGACCCACGCGAATCCCGTGGAGGGCGCGCGGAGAGCCGGCTCGATCGGTCTGCCCCTTCCCGACACCGATCAGCGGATCGTGGATCTCGAGACCGGGAAGAACGATGTGGCCCCCGGTGAGGTGGGCGAACTGTGCGTGCGCGGCCCGCAGGTGATGGCGGGCTACTTCCACAGCGCCGCCGACACGAGCGCCGCGCTCGTCGACGGCTGGCTCCACACGGGGGACGTCGCGCGGATCGACGCGGACGGCTGGGCCTACATCGTCGATCGCAAGAAGGACATGATCAACGTCGGTGGATTCAAGGTCTACCCGCGGGAGGTCGAAGAAATCCTCTTCCAACACGCGGCGGTCGCGGACGTCGCCGTGGTCGGGGTCCCCGATGCCGAGCATGGGGAGGTGGTCCGCGCCTACGTGGTCCTCAAGCCCGGTGCGAGCGCTACGGCGCCGGAGCTGATCGACTTCGTCCGCGAGCGGCTCGCGCACTACAAGGCGCCCCGCTCGATCGAGTTCCGCTCGGAGCTTCCCCGCAGCGGGATCCAGAAGGTGCTCCGGCGTGTCCTGCACGCGGAAGCGATCGCGAAAGCGACGGCTACAAGCCCCGGCCCATGA
- a CDS encoding acyl-CoA dehydrogenase family protein: MPFEFSFTADQEAFRTAVRSFLEREVAPILVEMDEKEEFPRATVRRMQEEGFFGVPIPEEYGGLGLGKVGYCILLEEMGRVDASHGTILGAHTSLGTTPLLYYGTEAQKKRWLVPAAKGEKLLAFALTEPGSGSDSGAVHTIAEAAGDRWRITGTKLYCTNGREADTIIVMAANNAKLGPNGGVSAFLVDTNSPGFRVGRCEKKMGLHGTSTAELILDHVEVGPENVLGEVGKGFHVAMTALDVGRVSLGAASLGGMQAATTQAMEFAKNRTQFGLPISEYEVIQFKLADMAMHIHALRYMVYHAAARQDRLGTNPKAWSHLERLEKTREAAIVKCLASEWAADVIDEALQIHGGLGYIRGTPIERAYRDARISEIFEGTNEIQRLVISRDLMGRGL; encoded by the coding sequence ATGCCGTTCGAGTTCTCGTTCACCGCCGACCAGGAGGCGTTCCGCACGGCCGTCCGCTCCTTCCTTGAGCGCGAGGTCGCCCCGATCCTGGTCGAGATGGACGAGAAGGAGGAGTTCCCGCGCGCGACGGTCCGCCGAATGCAGGAGGAGGGGTTCTTCGGGGTCCCGATCCCCGAGGAGTACGGCGGCCTCGGTCTCGGCAAGGTCGGATACTGCATCCTGCTCGAAGAGATGGGCCGGGTCGACGCGTCCCACGGCACCATCCTCGGGGCCCACACGTCGCTCGGCACGACCCCGCTTCTGTACTACGGGACGGAAGCCCAGAAGAAGCGCTGGCTCGTGCCCGCCGCGAAAGGGGAGAAGCTGCTCGCCTTCGCCCTCACCGAGCCCGGATCCGGCTCGGACTCCGGCGCCGTCCACACGATCGCGGAGGCGGCGGGAGATCGCTGGCGCATCACGGGAACGAAGCTCTACTGCACGAACGGCCGGGAGGCCGACACCATCATCGTGATGGCCGCGAACAACGCGAAGCTCGGCCCGAACGGCGGAGTGAGCGCCTTCCTCGTGGACACGAACTCGCCGGGGTTCCGAGTGGGGCGATGCGAGAAGAAAATGGGCCTGCACGGCACCTCCACCGCGGAGCTCATCCTCGATCACGTCGAGGTCGGCCCCGAGAACGTCCTCGGGGAGGTCGGCAAGGGATTCCACGTGGCGATGACCGCCCTCGACGTCGGCCGGGTCTCGCTCGGGGCCGCCTCGCTGGGCGGCATGCAGGCGGCCACGACCCAGGCGATGGAGTTCGCCAAGAACCGGACCCAGTTCGGACTGCCCATCAGCGAGTACGAGGTCATCCAGTTCAAGCTCGCCGACATGGCGATGCACATCCACGCGCTCCGCTACATGGTCTACCACGCCGCCGCGCGCCAGGACCGCCTCGGGACGAACCCGAAGGCGTGGAGCCACCTCGAGCGATTGGAGAAGACGCGCGAGGCGGCGATCGTCAAGTGCCTCGCGTCGGAGTGGGCCGCGGACGTGATCGACGAGGCGCTCCAGATCCACGGGGGCTTGGGGTACATCCGCGGCACGCCGATCGAGCGCGCCTACCGGGATGCGCGCATCAGCGAGATCTTCGAGGGGACGAACGAGATCCAGCGGCTCGTGATCTCGCGCGATCTCATGGGCCGGGGCTTGTAG
- a CDS encoding enoyl-CoA hydratase-related protein gives MAATGLVGKKSEEDGVELLILKHPPVNALSTSLLSELDAQIRELAANANARALILTGDGQFFSAGADLKEMATLGLDRAVEIVRKGHDLFGRIAGLRVPVIAAINGLALGGGLELALACDLRVAGESAKLGAPEVNFGLMPAYGGTQRLSRLLGSAKSKELIFTGTMISAAEALRLGLVNKVVPAGQELRAARDLAHTIAQKAPKAVQASKRAINEGRERSLSEGIELETKLFETEVLPSEDLGEGIAAFVEHRPPKFRGA, from the coding sequence ATGGCAGCCACGGGCCTAGTCGGGAAGAAGAGCGAGGAAGACGGGGTCGAGCTGTTGATTCTCAAGCACCCGCCGGTCAACGCCCTGAGCACGTCGCTCCTGAGCGAGCTCGACGCACAGATCCGGGAACTCGCCGCAAACGCGAACGCGCGCGCCCTGATCCTGACGGGGGACGGCCAGTTCTTCAGTGCGGGTGCCGACCTGAAAGAGATGGCGACGCTCGGTCTCGACCGGGCGGTGGAGATCGTCCGTAAGGGCCACGACCTCTTCGGCCGCATCGCGGGGCTCCGCGTGCCCGTGATCGCCGCGATCAACGGTCTGGCGCTCGGAGGCGGCCTCGAGCTCGCACTCGCCTGCGATCTCCGGGTCGCGGGAGAGTCCGCGAAGCTCGGGGCTCCCGAGGTCAACTTCGGTCTCATGCCCGCGTACGGGGGCACGCAGCGCCTCTCCCGTCTCCTGGGATCGGCGAAGTCCAAGGAGCTCATTTTCACCGGAACGATGATCTCGGCCGCCGAGGCGCTCCGACTGGGGTTGGTGAACAAGGTCGTTCCGGCGGGGCAGGAGCTGCGCGCCGCCCGCGACCTCGCGCACACCATCGCCCAGAAGGCACCGAAGGCCGTTCAGGCCTCGAAGCGCGCGATCAACGAAGGACGAGAGCGTTCGCTCTCCGAGGGGATCGAGCTCGAGACGAAGCTGTTCGAGACCGAGGTGCTGCCGAGCGAGGACCTCGGAGAGGGGATTGCCGCCTTCGTTGAACATCGACCGCCGAAGTTCCGGGGAGCCTAG
- a CDS encoding KEOPS complex kinase/ATPase Bud32 produces the protein MDLAFRPPSNTGRGTRTNGEADVGKPKTDDSSPAAGRVVHRGAEATLRAVDWWGFPAIVKDREAKGYRPKALDERLRRERTRTEARLLLDARRAGVRTPIVYDVDVLHHRLVLEELPGPTLKSILEDPNLAPTLVRGAVRSLGMALGKLHAGGISHGDLTSSNVLYPDGPEALPALLDLSMGTRSPGVEELGIDLHLVEEDLRALSPESEALTRAFHEGYAIGNPNGQTAVRTRAKEIRGRVRYA, from the coding sequence GTGGACCTCGCGTTCCGCCCGCCGTCGAACACCGGCCGCGGGACTCGGACGAACGGAGAAGCGGACGTGGGCAAGCCGAAGACGGACGACAGCTCTCCCGCGGCGGGCCGAGTGGTCCACCGGGGAGCGGAGGCGACCCTGCGCGCGGTCGATTGGTGGGGATTCCCGGCGATCGTGAAGGATCGTGAGGCCAAGGGGTATCGGCCCAAAGCGCTGGATGAGCGCCTGCGGCGCGAGAGAACCCGGACGGAGGCCCGGCTGCTCCTCGACGCTCGTCGCGCGGGAGTGCGCACGCCCATCGTCTATGACGTGGACGTGCTCCACCACCGGCTCGTTCTCGAGGAACTTCCCGGACCGACCTTGAAGTCGATCCTAGAAGATCCAAACCTCGCGCCGACGCTCGTGCGCGGGGCCGTCCGGTCCTTGGGGATGGCGCTCGGCAAGCTGCACGCCGGCGGGATCTCCCACGGAGACCTGACGAGCTCCAACGTGCTCTACCCGGACGGCCCGGAAGCCCTGCCGGCGCTGCTCGATCTATCGATGGGTACGCGGAGCCCGGGGGTCGAGGAACTCGGCATCGATCTCCACCTCGTGGAAGAGGACCTGCGAGCGCTGAGCCCGGAGAGCGAGGCACTCACCCGCGCATTCCACGAAGGATACGCGATCGGGAATCCGAACGGCCAGACCGCGGTCCGCACGCGAGCGAAAGAGATCCGGGGCCGGGTCCGGTATGCCTGA
- a CDS encoding NAD(P)H-hydrate dehydratase, translating into MTAPAAPRIDSLEMAVAEENAVALGVPIDALMENAGRAVAEEAARRLSAPPSRVGILVGMGNNGGDAMAAGYYLSQWGYQAEAWLVRPATEIRSRASRRCFERIERRGMIHLRLPRPEELANLTMLIDGLLGTGQTGPLRPPYREAVAQAKASGVPILSIDVPTGISSPDGLRPRWTVALTALKESMVPENSGEIIVRDIGIPADAWLRTGPGEFYFLPRSRGAVQEAGRSARVIVIGGGPYAGAPALAGLAALRSGAERATVLTPGSAALAVQSFSPNLVVRAFGTDHFRPADVPAILEFIRTAPPRAIVMGMGAGRDPETVAALAAVLEHLRATTPFVVDADALGALPSPKAGTIGEPGPGLIATPNAGEYRRYFSGPSDAALSERIEHARRAALDRRIVLLVKGDPDILTDGDRTFQNYHHHPAATVSGVGDVLGGVLGSLLAQGVSPLHATRLASYWVGEAGIRAAAREGLGLVATDVIEEVPHALVGGLSRIERAA; encoded by the coding sequence ATGACGGCCCCGGCCGCCCCCCGCATCGATTCGCTCGAGATGGCGGTCGCCGAGGAGAACGCGGTCGCCCTCGGGGTCCCCATCGACGCCCTGATGGAGAACGCGGGACGCGCGGTCGCCGAAGAGGCGGCGCGTCGACTCTCCGCCCCGCCCTCCCGGGTCGGGATCCTCGTAGGGATGGGCAACAACGGAGGAGATGCCATGGCCGCGGGCTACTACCTCTCCCAGTGGGGCTACCAAGCCGAGGCCTGGCTTGTTCGGCCCGCGACGGAGATCCGCTCGCGCGCATCCCGACGGTGCTTCGAGCGAATCGAACGCCGCGGCATGATCCATCTGCGGCTTCCGCGGCCGGAAGAGCTCGCGAACCTGACGATGCTGATCGACGGGCTGCTCGGTACCGGGCAGACCGGACCGTTGCGTCCGCCGTACCGGGAGGCGGTGGCGCAGGCGAAGGCGAGTGGTGTGCCGATCCTCTCGATCGACGTGCCCACGGGGATCTCGAGCCCGGACGGCCTGCGCCCCCGCTGGACCGTAGCCCTCACCGCCCTCAAGGAGAGCATGGTCCCGGAGAACTCCGGAGAGATCATCGTCCGCGACATCGGCATCCCGGCGGACGCCTGGCTGCGCACGGGGCCCGGCGAGTTCTATTTCTTGCCGAGGAGCCGGGGGGCCGTTCAGGAGGCCGGCCGCTCGGCCCGCGTCATCGTGATCGGTGGAGGGCCGTACGCCGGGGCTCCCGCGCTCGCCGGCCTCGCGGCGCTGCGCTCGGGCGCGGAGCGCGCCACGGTGCTCACCCCGGGAAGCGCGGCGCTTGCGGTGCAGTCGTTCAGCCCGAACCTGGTCGTCCGCGCCTTCGGGACCGATCACTTCCGACCCGCGGACGTTCCGGCGATCCTGGAGTTCATCCGCACCGCGCCCCCCCGGGCCATCGTGATGGGGATGGGCGCGGGCCGAGATCCCGAGACCGTCGCCGCCCTCGCCGCGGTGCTCGAGCACCTGCGAGCGACGACGCCGTTCGTGGTGGACGCGGACGCCCTCGGTGCCCTGCCTTCTCCCAAGGCCGGGACCATCGGCGAGCCCGGCCCGGGCCTGATCGCCACCCCGAATGCCGGCGAGTACCGCCGATACTTCAGCGGTCCGAGCGACGCGGCGCTCTCGGAGCGCATCGAGCACGCCCGGCGCGCGGCGCTTGATCGGCGCATCGTGCTCCTGGTGAAGGGCGACCCCGACATTCTCACCGATGGAGACCGGACGTTCCAGAACTACCACCATCATCCCGCCGCCACGGTCAGCGGCGTCGGGGACGTTCTGGGAGGCGTCCTGGGAAGCCTGCTCGCCCAGGGGGTCTCCCCGCTGCACGCCACCCGGCTCGCGAGCTACTGGGTGGGCGAGGCCGGCATTCGCGCGGCGGCTCGGGAAGGCCTCGGGCTCGTCGCCACGGACGTCATCGAGGAGGTCCCCCACGCGCTCGTCGGGGGGCTCTCCCGCATCGAGCGCGCGGCTTGA
- the eif1A gene encoding translation initiation factor eIF-1A — protein sequence MTDPSKPDASDEAPAPSEPEAAPATVELVESGEDVGRLPLPRKSRGESFGIASRLLGAARIQVMCDDSISRMGRITGKMKKKMWIREGDLLVVRPWGFQEGKADIIFRYSRTQAQYLSRRKLLPASMDLFGAPDAPPSDSVPPTAT from the coding sequence GTGACCGATCCCTCCAAGCCGGACGCTTCCGACGAAGCTCCGGCTCCCTCGGAACCCGAAGCGGCTCCCGCCACCGTCGAGCTCGTCGAAAGCGGCGAAGACGTCGGCCGACTCCCGCTGCCTCGGAAGAGCCGGGGCGAATCCTTCGGCATCGCGAGCCGACTGCTCGGAGCCGCGCGGATCCAGGTCATGTGCGACGACTCGATCTCGCGGATGGGTCGCATCACGGGGAAGATGAAGAAGAAGATGTGGATCCGAGAGGGCGATCTCCTCGTCGTGCGCCCGTGGGGATTCCAGGAAGGAAAGGCCGACATCATCTTCCGCTACAGCCGCACCCAGGCGCAGTACCTCTCGCGCCGCAAGCTCCTGCCCGCCTCGATGGATCTGTTCGGCGCGCCGGATGCACCTCCCTCCGACTCGGTCCCGCCCACGGCCACCTGA
- a CDS encoding pyridoxamine 5'-phosphate oxidase family protein, whose product MVVRLESRAFAESAVRASLAHILSETAIASISTVAPGHRAHINTAFVAYTPDLEFYFISDPASTHAQNLLRNPSMALTIFRSTQRWGGNDRGAQLFGKAHRVSGAAAKTASRVYARRFPRYAQYLRGRTPQDRLLADGLRTLAFFRFAPDRVQVLDEGRFGAATFASASVRRTRR is encoded by the coding sequence GTGGTCGTCCGTCTCGAGTCTCGCGCGTTCGCGGAGAGCGCCGTACGGGCGAGCCTCGCGCACATCCTATCGGAGACCGCGATCGCCTCGATCTCGACCGTCGCCCCCGGACACCGGGCGCACATCAACACCGCGTTCGTCGCCTACACGCCCGATCTCGAATTCTACTTCATCTCGGATCCGGCGTCCACGCACGCCCAGAACCTCCTCCGGAACCCGTCCATGGCCCTGACGATCTTTCGCTCGACGCAGCGCTGGGGCGGCAACGACCGGGGCGCGCAGCTGTTCGGAAAGGCGCATCGGGTCTCGGGCGCGGCGGCGAAGACCGCGAGCCGGGTCTACGCGCGCCGGTTCCCCCGCTACGCGCAGTACCTGCGCGGGCGGACCCCGCAGGACCGGCTCCTCGCGGACGGATTGAGAACGCTCGCCTTCTTCCGCTTCGCTCCCGATCGCGTCCAGGTCTTGGACGAGGGGCGGTTCGGGGCCGCCACGTTCGCGAGCGCCTCGGTCCGCCGTACCCGACGCTAG
- a CDS encoding amidohydrolase family protein produces MDVTDCHVHINPIWEMRPDALQLIGHIDPQVARLVHEPRLFLDMLDRSGVERAVLVNYVAPEVIGYTEKANAFVSEYARADPDRLIAVGGISPDHPKPAEEIRHLVDALGIRALKLHPPHQLFRPNDYAEGRHPGLSEIYAACARHTLPVIFHTGTSIFPRARSRFGDPLLLEDVALDYPELTIVLAHGGRPFWTEEAVYLARRFPNVWLEISGVPPTRLLEYFPILPRISDKVLFGSDWPGPGVKGIGENLEQFRALGLPEDAQRRILEENPRRVFRPR; encoded by the coding sequence ATGGACGTCACGGACTGCCATGTCCACATCAACCCCATCTGGGAGATGCGCCCGGACGCGCTCCAGCTCATCGGGCACATCGATCCCCAGGTCGCGCGGCTGGTCCACGAACCGCGCCTCTTCCTCGACATGCTCGACCGCTCCGGGGTCGAGCGGGCGGTGCTGGTCAACTACGTCGCACCGGAAGTGATCGGATACACCGAGAAGGCGAACGCGTTCGTCAGTGAGTACGCCCGAGCCGACCCGGATCGGCTCATCGCGGTCGGAGGGATCTCGCCCGATCACCCCAAACCGGCGGAGGAGATCCGCCACCTCGTCGATGCGCTCGGCATCCGGGCGTTGAAGCTCCACCCCCCGCACCAGCTCTTCCGTCCCAACGATTACGCGGAGGGCCGACACCCGGGCCTCTCGGAGATCTACGCCGCGTGCGCCCGGCACACGCTCCCCGTGATATTCCACACGGGCACGTCGATCTTTCCCCGCGCCCGGAGTCGCTTCGGGGACCCGCTCCTCCTGGAGGACGTGGCCCTGGACTATCCCGAGCTGACGATCGTGCTGGCCCATGGGGGCCGTCCGTTCTGGACGGAAGAGGCCGTCTACCTCGCTCGGCGGTTCCCCAACGTGTGGCTCGAGATCTCCGGCGTCCCTCCGACGAGGCTGCTCGAGTACTTTCCCATCCTGCCCCGCATCTCGGACAAGGTTCTCTTCGGCAGCGACTGGCCGGGGCCCGGGGTCAAAGGGATCGGCGAGAACCTCGAGCAGTTCCGCGCCCTGGGGCTGCCGGAGGACGCGCAGCGGCGCATCCTCGAGGAGAATCCCCGCCGCGTGTTCCGTCCCCGCTAG